Proteins from a single region of Anastrepha ludens isolate Willacy chromosome 5, idAnaLude1.1, whole genome shotgun sequence:
- the LOC128865200 gene encoding 40S ribosomal protein S21 encodes MENDAGESVDLYCPRKCSASNRIIHAKDHASVQLSIVDVDPETGRMTVGCKTYAICGEIRRMGESDDCIVRLAKKDGLITKAF; translated from the exons ATGGAGAACGACGCTGGCGAGTCTGTTGATTTGTACTGCCCCAGGAAATG CTCTGCTTCGAACAGAATCATCCACGCCAAGGATCATGCTTCAGTGCAATTGAGCATTGTTGATGTTGACCCCGAGACCGGCCGTATGACTGTTGGTTGCAAGACCTACGCCATCTGTGGTGAGATCCGTCGTATGGGCGAATCTGATGATTGTATTGTGCGTCTGGCCAAGAAAGATGGTTTGATTACCAA GGCTTTCTAA